One window of bacterium genomic DNA carries:
- a CDS encoding SDR family oxidoreductase — protein MATKKEKKILVTGGAGFIGSHLCERLLSEGNRVICVDNLFTGSEKNIAHLRANKNFVFIKHDIIEPLFIEEPVRQVYNLACPASPIHYQSNAIRTIKANTIGMINVLGLAKKHGSRTLQASTSEVYGDPLEHPQKESYRGNVNPIGPRACYDEGKRVAETLCFDYHRSHGLEIRVARIFNTYGPRMAANDGRVVSNFIVQALAGDDITIYGDGSQTRSFCYVDDLVEGLVRLMNAENFTGPVNLGNPREFTVLQLAKKVIAMTKSKSKIAKKPLPEDDPKKRKPDIALAKKVLRWEPKVKLEEGLEKTIGYFAIEAERRG, from the coding sequence ATGGCGACAAAAAAAGAAAAGAAAATACTTGTTACGGGTGGTGCAGGGTTTATCGGAAGCCACTTATGCGAGCGATTGCTTAGCGAGGGCAACCGCGTTATTTGCGTGGATAATCTGTTCACCGGAAGCGAAAAAAATATTGCACATCTGCGAGCGAATAAAAACTTTGTATTCATCAAGCATGATATTATTGAGCCGCTCTTTATTGAGGAGCCGGTGCGTCAGGTGTATAATCTCGCGTGCCCGGCATCGCCGATTCACTATCAATCAAATGCCATTCGCACCATCAAGGCGAACACCATCGGCATGATTAACGTGTTGGGGTTGGCGAAGAAGCATGGGAGTCGGACTTTGCAGGCGTCAACTTCGGAGGTGTACGGCGATCCGCTGGAGCATCCGCAAAAAGAATCGTATCGGGGAAACGTGAACCCCATCGGGCCCCGCGCGTGCTACGACGAAGGCAAGCGCGTCGCGGAAACGTTGTGCTTTGACTATCACCGTTCACATGGGCTGGAAATTCGGGTGGCGCGCATTTTCAATACCTATGGTCCGCGCATGGCCGCAAACGACGGGCGCGTGGTTTCCAATTTTATCGTACAAGCGCTAGCGGGGGATGATATCACCATTTACGGCGACGGTTCGCAAACGCGGTCGTTTTGCTACGTTGATGATCTAGTGGAAGGTTTGGTGCGGCTGATGAATGCCGAGAACTTCACGGGCCCCGTGAATCTTGGGAATCCGAGAGAGTTTACCGTGCTTCAACTCGCAAAAAAAGTGATTGCGATGACGAAGTCCAAGTCAAAAATTGCGAAGAAGCCGTTGCCGGAGGATGATCCGAAAAAGCGTAAACCCGACATTGCGCTCGCGAAGAAGGTGTTGCGGTGGGAGCCGAAAGTGAAGTTGGAGGAGGGATTGGAGAAGACGATTGGGTACTTTGCTATAGAAGCGGAAAGACGCGGATAG
- a CDS encoding glycosyltransferase family 39 protein: protein MRRYHVAMLCAIVVLGAVLRLWDLGGRDIIGDESVDAFRSIGYLDYLGTSFQTQPVEWYENADLPRWTRLSFHDAPPFAFLVSHVFFRAFGDSLFVARLPSALWGIFSILLLYAIVRRIFRRLASDDSLETLALITAALLAIGNPAVSISRTAILDGATFGATLLAVYCFLKFLDAPRYWWAFGASLAIALLVKYTAVFLAPVFLVYLLIGRRDVFRDWRVYAAVFLALIIFSPVIIYNIELYRARGHFDLQIAYALGQATPEWTGLLGKVQAPFRDIGKNLPAYVGWMTPILAVLGAVTMLVRRELRRSSVIIFIGLYIAFATLLLLIIGSAARFLTLYAFPFAVLGALSLAWFLAQPRYRVACRVLVIGLLLLEFTRTVRINFFEGEDYGIAALDRYLTAELRGTRSAAIPESTNRHLNDVIQTFAERVPKTLEPQKTLIIYNDNVALGTLEWIFYRRFFYHVTPTLYVENFLDVVQTQGSDYFNGFTVYFIASTPATELNPFKENKKAADVFEEDLRRNSVPVAASIQTRAGIEAFRVYKFEG from the coding sequence CCAGCCCGTGGAGTGGTATGAGAATGCCGACTTGCCGCGGTGGACTCGTCTCTCGTTTCACGACGCGCCGCCGTTCGCGTTTTTGGTGAGCCACGTTTTTTTCCGCGCATTCGGAGATTCGCTGTTTGTCGCGCGGCTGCCATCGGCGTTGTGGGGGATTTTTTCTATTCTATTGCTTTATGCGATTGTCCGGCGAATATTTCGCAGATTGGCAAGTGATGATTCCTTGGAAACCCTCGCGCTTATCACCGCCGCACTTCTTGCCATCGGAAACCCCGCGGTCAGTATTTCCCGCACCGCAATTTTAGACGGCGCGACATTCGGAGCGACGCTTTTGGCCGTTTATTGTTTTTTGAAATTTTTGGATGCGCCAAGGTATTGGTGGGCGTTCGGAGCATCGCTCGCCATCGCGCTTCTTGTTAAGTACACCGCGGTGTTTCTTGCGCCGGTGTTTCTTGTCTATCTTTTGATCGGACGGCGCGATGTCTTTCGTGATTGGCGAGTGTATGCCGCGGTGTTCCTCGCACTGATCATTTTTTCTCCGGTTATTATTTATAACATTGAGCTCTACCGCGCGCGCGGGCATTTTGATTTGCAGATCGCTTATGCGTTGGGGCAGGCGACGCCGGAATGGACCGGTCTCTTGGGAAAGGTACAAGCGCCGTTCCGCGATATCGGGAAAAATCTTCCGGCGTATGTTGGTTGGATGACGCCCATTCTTGCTGTTCTTGGCGCAGTGACGATGCTCGTGCGTCGCGAATTGAGGCGTTCCTCGGTCATAATATTTATCGGATTATATATTGCGTTCGCGACGCTGCTGCTGCTTATTATCGGCTCGGCGGCGCGCTTCTTGACGCTGTATGCGTTTCCCTTCGCCGTACTCGGCGCGTTATCACTTGCGTGGTTTCTTGCGCAACCGCGGTATCGCGTTGCTTGCCGGGTGCTCGTTATTGGGCTTTTGCTTCTTGAGTTCACGCGCACCGTGCGCATTAATTTTTTCGAGGGCGAAGATTACGGCATTGCCGCGCTTGATCGATACCTTACCGCGGAGCTTCGCGGTACGCGTTCGGCGGCAATACCGGAGTCCACTAATCGCCACTTGAATGATGTTATTCAGACATTCGCGGAGCGCGTACCGAAAACACTTGAGCCACAAAAAACACTTATCATCTACAACGACAACGTTGCATTAGGAACGCTTGAATGGATTTTCTATCGGCGATTTTTCTATCACGTAACACCTACGCTTTATGTGGAGAACTTTTTAGATGTTGTTCAAACACAGGGTAGTGACTACTTTAATGGATTTACGGTTTACTTTATCGCGAGCACTCCTGCGACGGAACTCAATCCGTTCAAGGAAAACAAAAAAGCCGCCGATGTGTTTGAGGAGGATTTGCGGCGTAACAGTGTGCCGGTCGCCGCGAGCATTCAAACCCGTGCGGGAATTGAGGCTTTCCGAGTGTATAAGTTTGAGGGTTAG